From the genome of Nitrosomonas sp. Is79A3:
TCTTCATAAATTTTATTGGAAGGAATTTCTCTTCTTGCAATTTTGCAAAAAATACAATTATCCATGTTTTAATCCGTTTTTCGTGATGCTTTCTCTTGTATACCCGATACACCTTCGCGTCTTTCCAGCTCTTTTAATACATCATCCGGTGTAAGTCCATGGTAGGCGAGTAATACTAAGCAATGAAACCACAAATCTGCCGTCTCATAAATAACCTGCTCGGCATTACCATCTTTCGAAGCCATCAATATCTCTGCAGACTCTTCCGCAATTTTCTTGAGTATTTTATCTTGCCCGCCATGAAGCAGCTTGGCAACGTATGAACTGTTTGCATCGGCTAACTTACGCGATTCAATAGTTTCTGCCAGACGGCGAAGAATAGTTATGTCAGTCATTTATGGTAGATTTCTTCCGGATCTTTAATAACGGGAGCTGCGATGACCCACTCATTGCCTTCGAGTTTCTGAAAGAAGCAATTGTGTCTGCCGGTATGGCAGGCAATTCCCCCAATTTGTTCCACGATGAGAAGCAGTACATCCTCATCGCAATCCAAATAGATATCTTTTATTTTCTGAATGTGGCCAGATTCTTCACCTTTATGCCAAAGTTTCTTGCGCGAACGTGACCAGTATACTGCTTCACGTTTTTCTACCGTCAGCTTGAGTGCATCCCGGTTCATCCACGCGACCATAAGAATTTTGCCACTATCAGCTTCCTGAGCGATCACTGGTATCAATCCATCTTCAGACCAGTTGATTTTGCTAAGCCAAGTATCAGGCATAAATAAATTAGGATTTTTTAGAGTTAAGTTACAAATTCCATAAACAATTTTAACATTATAATCGCACTTCAATACCATGCTGTGCCATATACTGTTTAGCTTGTTGCACGGTAAATTCACCATAGTGAAAGATACTCGCTGCTAATACAGCATCTGCATGTCCTTGCAGAATGCCTTCAACCAGATGATCCAAATTGCCAACGCCGCCACTGGCAATAACCGGTATATCAACTGCATCTGAAACAGCGCGTGTCAAGGCGATATCAAAACCGTTGCGTGTGCCATCTCTATCCATGCTGGTGAGTAAAATTTCACCGGCTCCCAGGGACTGCATTTTTTTTGCCCACTCAATGGCATCAATGCCGGTTGCCTTACGTCCGCCATGGGTAAAAACTTCCCAGCGCGGCGAACCCTCAGTTGAGCTGACCTGCTTGGCATCAATCGCTACTACGATGCATTGAGAACCATAATGATCGGAGGCGTCTGCTACCAGTTGCGGATTCAGCACTGCTGATGTGTTGATACTGACTTTATCAGCGCCGGCATTGAGTAGCCGGCGAACATCCTCTACCTGACGCACACCGCCGCCAACGGTTAAAGGAATAAATACCTGTGCAGCGACATCCTCGATGATATGCAAGATCAGGTCGCGATTGTCGGAGCTGGCTGTGATGTCCAGAAAAGTCAGCTCATCAGCGCCTTGTTCATCATAGCGGCGTGAAATTTCTACCGGATCACCTGCGTCACGCAATTCAACAAAGTTAACACCTTTAACAACACGTCCATTGGTTACATCCAGACATGGGATAATACGTTTAGCGAGGCTCATCAGTTGTAAAAGCCGGTTGTGAGAATAAGGGAAAAATGAATTGTGCTGGTATTTAATTGCCAGGGCTTATTTTATGGAATAACGGTACTCTTACTCAGTTTGTCAGCCAATA
Proteins encoded in this window:
- the hisF gene encoding imidazole glycerol phosphate synthase subunit HisF encodes the protein MSLAKRIIPCLDVTNGRVVKGVNFVELRDAGDPVEISRRYDEQGADELTFLDITASSDNRDLILHIIEDVAAQVFIPLTVGGGVRQVEDVRRLLNAGADKVSINTSAVLNPQLVADASDHYGSQCIVVAIDAKQVSSTEGSPRWEVFTHGGRKATGIDAIEWAKKMQSLGAGEILLTSMDRDGTRNGFDIALTRAVSDAVDIPVIASGGVGNLDHLVEGILQGHADAVLAASIFHYGEFTVQQAKQYMAQHGIEVRL
- the hisI gene encoding phosphoribosyl-AMP cyclohydrolase; amino-acid sequence: MPDTWLSKINWSEDGLIPVIAQEADSGKILMVAWMNRDALKLTVEKREAVYWSRSRKKLWHKGEESGHIQKIKDIYLDCDEDVLLLIVEQIGGIACHTGRHNCFFQKLEGNEWVIAAPVIKDPEEIYHK
- a CDS encoding phosphoribosyl-ATP diphosphatase, yielding MTDITILRRLAETIESRKLADANSSYVAKLLHGGQDKILKKIAEESAEILMASKDGNAEQVIYETADLWFHCLVLLAYHGLTPDDVLKELERREGVSGIQEKASRKTD